Proteins encoded in a region of the Paenibacillus pedocola genome:
- a CDS encoding AAA family ATPase: protein MNIHENNNRITIPDSPYYLPRPRLYELLDRHRRVKMMTVVAEPGYGKTALLSSYMLDRGLPVVWYQLHESDSSAGIFISHLLAALGKQQKQRPDSLRLPKYIHAGVEELLHMLSNWPEELYIILDHAHVIQRTQDILELLERLLYETPPGIRFVLVGQLLPSLPYASYKLRRSYFNISKAELAFTKEEIADFFHDLPAAPLADHEIEYILHTTEGWPASLELIRDAVEGKSTEERGRILPKFADIPHLYDYMDKEVLKLQTPAFRSFLLKTSIMRELDLSVIRQYLDPADEEVPELLLKRFTFTVNANEQTFRYHKLFRSFLLEQYRKETSRSGINQDHLRLSGIYEGNHQFFPAFAHSILGRDFVNAGRLMRVLQVRYPPQEFIVLLQSWLEEFFDHHYIESSIFLYRCIPLYILHNLIELLEQKLSGLENRQQQMGVALIRQQLAGIYKLTGDLGRAKALSEAALLTFERVQDQPMVMLSLNFQADLLLNLGQTAEAKACAQRCLFLAESEGDLHFLPYALSGIADTLIEDGAPEAVEYLEKALECSQGNDDALLFFLYCSRCKLYNLLHDVPLAVEWAQRTVQLAEDFGFDRDIGLSNIYLARAYVSAGRLQEAGPCLDTAYQVLHPFKFLFAHVVSAQYSLLLRKQASEAARLKWLELSEVCEKNGYPFIVSRYQQEQQAKAAIVIEEEAAPLLQIGVLGPLTISFNHQPVVVRRKASLRLLLFLIVNHKARTPQDMIIEELFKDQLLGPAQNQLYVALSVLRSTLEPGGNPGRNSRYIKNIDGLYSLNTTLVDLDLAAFLEVSRETSDIQELIRAEQLYKGDLLEEYRYEAFIETERERLRIKYLHILSTLAEYFAGQGDHYRSMEYYEKLCAKDPFNHKNVQAYVNMLKSFDLHTYAQSVAERMNRISQEWAE, encoded by the coding sequence TTGAATATACATGAAAACAATAATAGGATCACTATTCCGGACAGTCCGTATTATTTGCCCCGGCCCCGGCTGTATGAGCTTCTGGACCGTCACCGCCGGGTGAAGATGATGACGGTAGTTGCGGAGCCCGGTTACGGCAAAACAGCACTGCTCTCCAGCTATATGCTGGACCGGGGATTACCGGTGGTGTGGTATCAGCTGCATGAAAGCGACAGTTCCGCCGGCATCTTCATTTCTCATTTACTGGCAGCCTTGGGCAAACAGCAGAAGCAGCGGCCTGACAGCCTCCGCCTGCCGAAGTATATTCATGCGGGGGTGGAAGAGCTGCTGCACATGCTCTCCAACTGGCCGGAAGAGCTGTATATTATTCTCGACCATGCGCATGTCATCCAGAGGACTCAGGATATTCTCGAGCTGCTGGAAAGACTGCTGTATGAAACTCCGCCGGGCATCCGGTTTGTTCTGGTCGGCCAGCTGCTGCCCTCCTTACCTTACGCTTCCTATAAATTACGCCGGAGTTATTTCAATATCAGCAAGGCGGAGCTTGCCTTTACGAAGGAAGAGATCGCCGACTTCTTTCATGATCTGCCGGCTGCACCCCTGGCAGACCACGAAATTGAATATATCCTGCATACGACCGAAGGCTGGCCGGCTAGCCTGGAGCTGATCCGTGATGCGGTGGAAGGCAAATCCACAGAGGAACGCGGCCGTATTCTGCCCAAGTTCGCGGATATTCCGCATCTATACGATTATATGGACAAAGAAGTACTCAAGCTGCAGACGCCTGCGTTCCGTTCTTTTCTGCTGAAGACCAGCATCATGCGGGAGCTGGACCTGTCCGTCATCCGGCAGTATCTGGACCCGGCGGATGAAGAGGTCCCGGAGCTGCTGCTCAAGCGGTTTACCTTTACCGTCAATGCCAATGAACAGACCTTCCGGTATCATAAGTTATTCCGTTCGTTCCTGCTGGAACAGTACCGCAAAGAAACGAGCCGTAGTGGGATCAATCAGGACCACTTGAGGCTGAGCGGTATCTATGAAGGCAATCATCAGTTTTTTCCGGCTTTTGCCCATTCCATTCTGGGCAGGGATTTCGTGAATGCGGGCAGGCTGATGCGTGTACTGCAGGTCCGCTATCCGCCGCAGGAATTTATTGTGCTGCTGCAAAGCTGGCTGGAGGAATTTTTTGACCACCACTATATTGAATCCTCCATCTTTCTATACCGCTGCATCCCTTTGTACATCCTGCATAATCTCATCGAGCTGCTGGAGCAGAAGCTGTCCGGTCTGGAGAACCGGCAGCAGCAGATGGGGGTTGCCCTGATCCGCCAGCAATTAGCGGGTATATATAAGCTGACAGGAGATCTTGGACGGGCTAAGGCGCTCTCGGAAGCCGCGCTGCTTACGTTCGAGCGGGTACAGGATCAGCCGATGGTGATGCTTAGCCTTAACTTCCAGGCCGATTTGCTGCTTAATCTGGGACAGACCGCGGAGGCCAAGGCTTGCGCACAGCGCTGCCTGTTCCTGGCAGAATCGGAGGGCGATCTGCATTTCCTTCCTTATGCCTTAAGCGGGATAGCGGATACCCTGATTGAGGACGGGGCTCCTGAAGCTGTGGAGTATTTGGAGAAAGCCCTGGAATGCAGCCAGGGAAATGATGATGCGCTTCTGTTCTTCCTGTATTGCAGCAGATGCAAGCTCTATAATCTGCTTCATGATGTTCCACTGGCGGTAGAATGGGCACAGAGAACAGTCCAGCTTGCCGAGGACTTCGGCTTTGACCGGGACATCGGTCTGTCCAATATCTATCTCGCCCGGGCCTATGTGAGCGCCGGCCGTCTGCAGGAAGCGGGACCTTGCCTTGATACCGCTTATCAGGTGCTGCATCCGTTCAAATTCCTGTTTGCACATGTTGTATCCGCACAATATTCTCTGCTACTGCGGAAGCAGGCATCTGAGGCAGCCAGGCTGAAGTGGCTGGAGCTCAGCGAGGTATGTGAGAAGAACGGATATCCCTTCATTGTGAGCCGCTATCAACAGGAACAGCAGGCTAAGGCGGCCATAGTTATTGAAGAAGAAGCCGCGCCGCTGCTGCAAATCGGGGTGCTGGGTCCGCTCACCATCAGCTTCAATCATCAGCCTGTTGTGGTACGCAGGAAAGCCAGCTTAAGGCTGCTGCTGTTCCTGATAGTGAATCATAAGGCAAGAACGCCGCAGGATATGATTATTGAGGAGCTTTTCAAGGATCAGCTGCTCGGCCCGGCGCAGAATCAGCTGTATGTTGCCTTATCCGTCCTTAGAAGCACCCTGGAGCCGGGCGGCAACCCGGGGCGCAATTCCCGGTATATTAAAAATATCGACGGACTTTACTCGCTGAACACCACACTTGTGGATTTGGACCTTGCCGCTTTTTTGGAAGTAAGCCGTGAAACCAGCGATATTCAGGAGCTCATCCGTGCGGAACAGCTATATAAGGGCGATTTGCTGGAGGAATACAGATACGAAGCCTTCATTGAAACGGAACGTGAACGGCTGCGGATCAAATATCTGCATATCCTGAGCACGCTCGCCGAATATTTCGCCGGGCAAGGGGATCATTACCGGAGTATGGAGTACTATGAAAAGCTCTGTGCGAAGGACCCGTTCAATCACAAAAATGTTCAGGCTTATGTAAATATGCTGAAATCCTTTGACTTACACACATATGCCCAGTCGGTTGCGGAGCGGATGAACCGGATATCACAGGAATGGGCCGAGTAA
- a CDS encoding S8 family serine peptidase — MRKEWFSKSMMIMAFTSLLIGSAGSALAAQTTAATPRKSGWTAETAPKEKVVQVTSAASNGNDSSEPKLIPSGEAAYDSSRIIVKYKPGFSSPSSSILDSGILKNSIKLSSIHAEALTLPESADIEPLLAKLNKDPNVLYAEPNYKLYPAASGTLPDDTHFKDQWALLNTGQDPAGFNSPGLPGLDMKATEAWKITQGSSDLIVAVIDTGVVIDHPDLADNIWTNQKDYAGNGKDDDNNGYIDDVHGWNFMDQTNQLYDAVDGDWHGTAVAGIIAAESNNGIGVAGIAPNVKLMPLKFIKGEYGTELALIEAIQYAEKNGARIANISAEMYTYSQALKDVIDASKMLFVVSSGNSGVNTDATPAYPAAYDSPGILSVTAVDNTGNLVLGSNIGMETVDVAAPGLEVWTTAPVNNPGLSAQIEEGNSKIIFNGIAFENMLDEEDADQDYRQDAFDRAMDYLGASKYDPSARILLVQDDGSNIAPYPASPKLSKYKELLEDYEGFDEDRDIVTSAPDGGDGPSAAKMKEYDVVIWFTGSASFEKYQNITENDQVQLKDYLKDGGSLLLTGSYPLHKIEDSAFVSDVLHLYFKEEFMWEYVVGIPGTIYEGVRYPLNEDKDNYNWVISRDPSIAKINLEFIMPEPKSLYSYAWGTSIAAANASGAAALVLSQDPSLSPLAVKNRLMSSGTRLSSLTGRVASGAMVNAYQALVDDDIPGTPYSGRSITNRLDQTTDMNDVYSIELHAGENISVALTGDKTTDFDLYLYSPEAETVQGNKDLLAYSENEGTSSESIDYTVTESGTYYLDVFAFKGSGNYTLSVTTDNLTGSYEDTSSSLAFTGPWAQITSSAFSGTTAKQINEKGKLEFAFVGSYIGWTGAKNDKQGIANVYIDGIKVASPSLFSKNSLDKQLIYEKIVPYGQHTFTIEWTGKTDPNGKKTGTAFINVDALTVSRLIQENDPTTSFSGAWQNNYSLSNFGGVAKYTNSPGAYAEFKFEGSQVQLLATTGPNRGQADIYIDNMLVTSVDMYSSSPGFRKVIFESGVLPAGKHTLRVEQTGEKNAASSGTYISVDALSILQ, encoded by the coding sequence TTGAGAAAAGAATGGTTTAGCAAGTCTATGATGATCATGGCCTTCACTTCGCTCTTGATTGGCTCGGCCGGCAGCGCCTTAGCTGCCCAGACAACTGCCGCCACTCCGCGGAAAAGCGGGTGGACTGCAGAAACCGCACCGAAAGAAAAGGTCGTTCAGGTAACTTCTGCAGCCAGTAACGGGAACGATAGCAGTGAGCCTAAGCTGATCCCTTCCGGTGAAGCAGCCTATGACAGCAGCCGGATTATCGTAAAGTACAAGCCCGGTTTCAGCTCACCTTCCAGTTCTATTCTGGATTCCGGCATCCTTAAGAACAGTATCAAGCTCTCCTCCATTCATGCAGAGGCACTGACGCTCCCTGAATCTGCCGATATTGAGCCGCTGCTCGCCAAACTGAATAAAGACCCCAATGTCCTCTATGCCGAGCCTAACTATAAGCTGTATCCGGCTGCAAGCGGCACACTCCCGGACGATACCCATTTCAAGGACCAGTGGGCGCTGCTGAACACGGGGCAGGATCCCGCAGGGTTCAATTCCCCCGGATTACCGGGACTTGACATGAAGGCTACGGAAGCCTGGAAGATTACCCAAGGCAGCAGTGATCTCATTGTTGCAGTCATTGATACCGGTGTGGTCATCGACCATCCTGATCTGGCGGACAATATCTGGACCAACCAGAAGGATTATGCCGGCAACGGCAAGGATGACGACAACAACGGGTACATTGACGATGTTCACGGCTGGAACTTCATGGATCAAACGAATCAGCTATATGACGCTGTGGACGGAGACTGGCATGGTACAGCCGTAGCCGGGATTATCGCAGCTGAATCGAATAACGGCATCGGTGTAGCGGGCATCGCTCCGAATGTGAAGCTTATGCCGCTCAAATTCATCAAGGGCGAATATGGCACAGAGCTGGCGCTGATCGAAGCGATTCAATATGCCGAGAAGAACGGGGCCAGGATCGCCAATATCAGTGCAGAAATGTACACCTACAGCCAGGCGCTGAAAGATGTGATCGATGCCTCAAAAATGCTCTTTGTAGTGTCATCCGGCAACTCTGGCGTGAACACGGATGCTACGCCCGCTTACCCGGCCGCCTATGACAGTCCGGGCATTCTCTCCGTAACGGCAGTGGATAATACAGGGAATCTGGTGCTAGGCTCAAATATCGGGATGGAAACCGTTGACGTTGCCGCACCCGGCCTGGAAGTCTGGACCACTGCACCGGTGAACAATCCGGGGCTGTCCGCTCAAATTGAGGAAGGCAATTCCAAAATCATTTTTAACGGAATCGCCTTCGAGAATATGCTCGATGAGGAGGATGCCGACCAGGATTACCGTCAGGATGCCTTTGACAGGGCGATGGATTATCTCGGTGCCTCCAAATACGACCCATCCGCCAGAATCCTCCTCGTACAGGATGACGGATCCAACATCGCCCCTTATCCAGCCAGTCCCAAGCTGTCCAAGTACAAGGAATTGCTTGAAGATTATGAAGGCTTTGATGAAGACAGAGATATTGTGACCTCCGCACCTGACGGCGGTGATGGACCTTCTGCAGCGAAGATGAAGGAATATGACGTGGTGATCTGGTTCACAGGCAGTGCCTCCTTTGAGAAATACCAGAATATCACTGAGAACGACCAGGTTCAGCTTAAAGATTATCTGAAGGACGGAGGAAGCCTGCTGCTGACCGGATCTTATCCGCTGCACAAAATTGAAGACTCTGCCTTCGTCAGTGATGTCCTGCATCTGTACTTCAAAGAGGAGTTCATGTGGGAATACGTAGTCGGGATTCCCGGCACCATCTACGAAGGTGTCCGTTATCCGCTGAATGAAGACAAGGATAACTATAACTGGGTAATCTCCAGGGACCCTTCCATTGCCAAGATCAACCTGGAATTCATTATGCCGGAGCCGAAAAGCTTGTACTCCTATGCATGGGGGACCTCTATCGCTGCCGCCAATGCCTCGGGTGCAGCGGCGTTAGTGCTCAGTCAGGATCCGTCACTCAGTCCGCTCGCCGTTAAGAACCGTCTCATGAGCAGCGGCACACGGCTCAGTTCACTGACCGGCCGCGTGGCCAGCGGAGCCATGGTCAACGCCTATCAGGCACTGGTAGATGATGACATTCCCGGCACCCCTTACTCTGGCCGCAGCATTACTAACCGCCTGGATCAGACTACGGACATGAATGATGTCTACTCCATCGAGCTCCACGCCGGTGAGAACATCAGCGTAGCACTGACCGGGGATAAAACGACCGACTTCGATCTGTACCTGTACTCCCCCGAAGCGGAAACCGTTCAAGGGAACAAGGATCTCCTGGCTTACTCGGAAAACGAAGGGACTTCTTCCGAATCCATAGATTACACAGTTACTGAGAGCGGAACCTACTATCTTGACGTATTCGCCTTCAAAGGCAGCGGTAATTATACGCTTAGTGTCACCACCGACAACCTGACAGGCAGCTATGAAGATACCAGCAGTTCACTGGCCTTCACCGGCCCTTGGGCACAGATCACCAGCAGTGCCTTCTCCGGAACCACCGCCAAGCAGATTAACGAGAAGGGCAAGCTTGAATTTGCCTTTGTAGGCAGCTATATCGGCTGGACCGGTGCCAAGAATGACAAGCAGGGCATTGCCAATGTCTATATTGACGGGATCAAGGTCGCCTCGCCTTCACTGTTCAGCAAAAACTCTCTCGACAAGCAGCTCATCTATGAAAAAATCGTCCCTTACGGTCAGCACACCTTCACCATTGAATGGACCGGCAAGACGGATCCCAACGGTAAAAAAACCGGCACTGCGTTCATCAATGTCGATGCCCTTACCGTGTCCCGCCTGATCCAGGAGAATGATCCCACTACCTCCTTCAGCGGAGCCTGGCAGAACAACTACAGCCTGAGCAATTTCGGCGGGGTTGCCAAATATACGAATAGTCCGGGAGCTTATGCCGAGTTCAAATTTGAAGGAAGCCAGGTCCAGCTGTTGGCAACTACCGGGCCGAACCGCGGCCAGGCCGACATCTATATTGATAATATGCTAGTGACTTCAGTGGATATGTACAGCTCATCTCCGGGCTTCCGGAAGGTCATCTTCGAATCAGGCGTCTTGCCGGCCGGCAAGCACACGCTGAGAGTGGAACAAACCGGGGAGAAAAATGCAGCTTCCAGCGGCACCTATATTTCGGTGGATGCCCTCTCCATCCTGCAATAA
- a CDS encoding S8 family serine peptidase, with the protein MAKLMSKPSVALFTSILLLAAPLGSPASAAGTAPVPVTLADLLNPAQPLIPASQSAALEAASRAQSLAQAAVPAVVDKNIDTSSSDKISVIIQLSGQAVSEARHSASQSRRSFSVQSAEQSVMSEQAAFKSTASSKGIAMKVNYQYNTVLNGMEVTVSANQIPKLAQLTGVKAISLNSTYYPIPLIEAPAAEGGTSANFEIDPLAQIGADTAWQSGFTGKGVKVGVIDTGVDYKHPDLKNAYKGGYDSFYQDNDPYEEIPAIFGFEGTSHGTHVAGTIVGRGENTNSEVVQKGVAYEADLYAYKVLGATYNEESGLYKTSGTSAQVIDGIEHAVKDGMDVINLSLGSDLEKGPDSPDSIAVNNAVLSGVVAVVANGNAGADGKYYYSMGSPASSQLAISVAAATSTSIHYSANFSAQLTDTVTEEVYSVTDTVYSDLLGWSYKGDNFGELLGTEPLDAVYAGLGDYSDYNEVGDVTGKVVVVSRGNLTFVDKVAIAKSYGAKALIIFNGNSVNGSEAVDLSVSIPGRDGPIGEVGFLGDDYAHIPTFDMAGSAGRALAREILANPDKPLHITFGKDFPMTIKPGDTIASFSSRGPNSDDNYGIKPDISAPGVNILSTLPEYAAYYGDPEYSYYFDGEPSYDLAYHRSSGTSMASPHIAGLAVLMTQAHPDWTPLDIRAALANTADVISDESGIRYDVYSQGSGRADVASALITPAVVEALDPITIYDEQMNASIIESEASNLSFGAIEPGSAPLSKPLRLKNFSGEKVTYTASVVMHASVTSDPSDPIATPDVSNIEMTLGGLDANSTITAAADSSTPFTLSAQAADSAAHGVYEGEILLESPGLPPLHLPFVIHVGSDVADNDFGLTNGNLTNKRISPAAPADLSVTLANDHTNFMVVEVNGLSEGYIGRISDWYDLNEETQTLATLPEGRVNFENIDGSYSDGTIDEYGNYVIKHLEPGQYKLGIYAVQYDENFDVADVQLINMTFYMMGEDEDTTVPTEPTPDPGGGGAIPSPTPTPSPTPTQAPDNGGGGGAAATPAPTSSSPVSPYEPLSAVVEPGQTIAALTGTSAPDGDQTVITITSAELQKVLDTATARAVYSVTATAADNSSAKASLKLTAEQVKLLKSAPADSALAFTWNGAAVSLPLSALSGLAANAELTVSITPDANSKAAFATGYAGASILGTPYTFEAVSAVAGVSTKVTFAPDQIVHRAFPLDKGIGAANAGALYTEGGQVYPVPAKFKTMADGSTLVTVSRPGLSTYAAAARTISFTDIGSSWAKSQIQTLADKFILNGTSAGTFSPKNPVTRAEFASMLVTTIGLDRATAANAFTDIRGSEWYAQDVNAAYQAGLITGYDGSFRPNDKITRQDLTVMLARAIKLLDLKFTSGTASVPYGDAAAFSSYAKDSIQVVSDAGLMQGESQQGQFIFHPALPTTREAAAKVLYQLLSLGGLI; encoded by the coding sequence TTGGCTAAATTAATGAGTAAACCATCTGTCGCGCTGTTCACTTCCATCCTTCTGCTGGCTGCTCCTCTGGGCAGTCCGGCATCGGCTGCCGGAACTGCGCCGGTACCTGTAACACTTGCCGATCTGCTTAATCCGGCACAGCCGCTTATTCCAGCCTCTCAGTCTGCCGCCCTGGAAGCGGCCAGCCGGGCGCAATCTCTGGCGCAAGCCGCAGTTCCGGCCGTCGTGGACAAGAACATCGACACGTCTTCTTCCGATAAAATCAGTGTCATCATCCAGCTCAGCGGCCAGGCTGTATCCGAAGCCAGACATTCGGCCAGCCAGTCCAGACGTTCCTTCTCAGTGCAATCGGCTGAACAGTCCGTGATGTCGGAGCAGGCTGCATTCAAGAGCACTGCCAGCTCCAAGGGCATCGCGATGAAGGTCAACTACCAGTACAATACGGTGCTGAATGGTATGGAGGTTACCGTCAGTGCCAATCAGATTCCGAAGCTGGCCCAGCTCACCGGGGTTAAGGCCATCAGCTTGAACAGCACTTATTATCCGATTCCCCTGATCGAAGCTCCGGCTGCGGAGGGCGGCACCAGTGCCAACTTCGAAATCGATCCGCTTGCACAGATCGGTGCAGACACTGCCTGGCAGAGCGGATTCACAGGCAAAGGCGTAAAGGTCGGTGTTATCGATACCGGCGTTGACTACAAGCACCCCGATTTGAAGAATGCCTACAAAGGCGGCTATGATTCCTTCTACCAGGATAATGATCCCTATGAAGAGATTCCTGCGATCTTCGGCTTCGAGGGCACCAGCCATGGCACCCATGTGGCCGGAACCATTGTCGGACGCGGAGAGAATACCAACTCCGAGGTCGTCCAGAAAGGGGTCGCTTACGAGGCCGACCTCTATGCTTATAAGGTCCTGGGAGCTACCTATAATGAGGAGAGCGGACTCTACAAAACCTCCGGCACCTCGGCACAGGTCATCGACGGCATTGAGCATGCTGTTAAGGATGGCATGGATGTCATCAACCTGTCGCTCGGCTCGGATCTAGAGAAAGGCCCGGATTCGCCGGACTCCATCGCCGTGAATAATGCCGTGCTCTCCGGTGTCGTTGCAGTTGTAGCGAACGGAAATGCCGGAGCCGACGGCAAATATTATTATTCCATGGGCTCGCCGGCCAGCTCCCAGCTGGCGATTTCCGTAGCTGCGGCCACAAGCACCAGCATCCATTACAGTGCCAATTTCAGCGCACAGCTGACAGACACAGTAACCGAAGAAGTGTACTCCGTGACAGACACAGTCTACTCCGATCTTCTCGGCTGGAGTTATAAAGGCGATAATTTCGGGGAGCTGCTGGGAACCGAACCGCTGGATGCAGTATATGCGGGACTAGGTGATTACAGTGACTATAACGAAGTTGGCGACGTTACAGGTAAGGTGGTTGTGGTCTCGCGCGGCAACCTGACGTTTGTAGACAAGGTCGCTATTGCCAAGAGCTACGGAGCAAAGGCTCTGATCATCTTCAACGGTAATTCGGTGAACGGATCGGAAGCGGTCGATCTCTCGGTGAGCATCCCCGGACGCGATGGCCCGATTGGTGAAGTAGGTTTCCTGGGAGATGATTATGCCCATATTCCTACCTTTGACATGGCCGGTTCTGCAGGCCGGGCCCTGGCCCGGGAGATTCTCGCGAATCCGGATAAACCGCTGCATATTACCTTTGGCAAGGACTTTCCGATGACTATAAAGCCTGGCGACACGATTGCCAGCTTCAGCTCGCGCGGGCCGAATTCGGATGATAATTACGGCATTAAGCCGGACATCAGTGCACCTGGCGTGAACATTTTGTCCACGCTGCCGGAATACGCCGCCTATTACGGAGATCCTGAATATTCTTATTATTTCGACGGCGAGCCAAGCTATGACCTGGCCTATCACCGTTCCAGCGGGACCAGCATGGCCTCTCCGCACATCGCAGGTCTTGCGGTACTAATGACGCAGGCCCATCCTGACTGGACGCCGCTCGATATTCGGGCTGCGCTGGCCAACACTGCAGATGTCATTTCCGATGAGAGCGGCATCCGGTACGATGTGTACTCCCAAGGCTCCGGACGGGCCGATGTGGCCAGCGCTCTAATCACACCGGCTGTAGTGGAGGCTCTTGATCCAATTACCATTTATGATGAGCAAATGAATGCTTCAATCATCGAGAGCGAAGCCAGCAATTTGAGCTTCGGAGCCATTGAACCGGGTTCCGCTCCGCTGTCTAAACCGCTACGGCTCAAAAACTTCTCCGGTGAGAAAGTGACCTATACCGCTTCCGTAGTGATGCACGCAAGTGTGACATCCGATCCTTCCGATCCGATCGCCACTCCGGATGTGAGCAATATTGAGATGACGCTTGGCGGCCTTGATGCCAATTCCACCATCACTGCCGCCGCAGACTCCAGTACCCCCTTCACCTTATCTGCCCAAGCTGCGGACAGTGCAGCCCACGGTGTGTATGAAGGTGAAATCCTGCTGGAGAGTCCAGGGCTTCCTCCGCTGCATCTGCCATTTGTGATCCATGTCGGCAGCGATGTGGCGGATAACGACTTTGGCCTGACGAATGGCAATCTGACGAACAAAAGAATCTCTCCGGCTGCTCCAGCCGATTTGTCGGTCACGCTTGCGAATGATCACACCAACTTCATGGTGGTTGAGGTGAACGGTCTCAGCGAGGGCTATATCGGCCGGATTTCCGACTGGTATGATTTGAACGAAGAGACTCAGACGCTGGCTACACTTCCTGAGGGCAGAGTGAACTTCGAAAATATTGACGGAAGCTACTCGGACGGAACCATCGATGAGTACGGTAATTATGTAATCAAGCATCTGGAGCCGGGACAATATAAGCTCGGTATATACGCGGTACAGTATGACGAGAACTTCGACGTCGCAGATGTCCAGCTTATAAATATGACGTTCTATATGATGGGAGAAGACGAAGACACTACTGTACCTACTGAGCCTACACCGGATCCGGGCGGCGGCGGTGCAATACCTTCACCTACGCCAACACCTTCACCTACGCCTACTCAAGCGCCCGATAATGGCGGCGGCGGCGGTGCTGCTGCTACACCGGCACCAACCTCAAGCAGTCCGGTGTCCCCTTACGAACCGCTGTCGGCTGTAGTTGAACCGGGCCAAACCATTGCCGCCCTTACAGGAACCTCTGCTCCGGACGGAGATCAGACCGTGATCACCATCACCAGTGCCGAGCTTCAGAAGGTGCTGGATACAGCAACAGCCCGGGCCGTCTACAGTGTCACTGCCACTGCTGCGGATAACAGCAGCGCCAAGGCCAGCCTGAAGCTGACGGCTGAGCAAGTGAAGCTGCTGAAGTCCGCACCAGCGGACAGCGCCCTTGCCTTCACCTGGAACGGTGCAGCTGTATCCTTGCCGCTGTCCGCGCTATCAGGACTTGCAGCCAATGCCGAGCTGACCGTCTCAATTACGCCGGATGCTAATAGCAAGGCAGCCTTTGCCACAGGCTACGCTGGTGCCTCGATACTCGGAACGCCTTATACCTTCGAAGCTGTCTCAGCAGTGGCCGGTGTCTCCACCAAAGTAACCTTCGCACCGGATCAGATTGTCCACCGGGCCTTCCCGTTGGATAAAGGCATCGGCGCCGCGAATGCAGGCGCACTGTATACAGAGGGCGGCCAGGTATATCCTGTGCCTGCCAAGTTCAAGACCATGGCGGATGGATCCACCTTAGTCACAGTCAGCCGTCCGGGCTTGTCAACTTATGCAGCTGCAGCTAGAACTATCTCCTTCACGGACATCGGGTCCTCCTGGGCGAAGAGCCAAATCCAGACCCTGGCTGACAAGTTTATACTGAACGGAACTTCAGCCGGCACCTTCTCGCCGAAGAATCCGGTCACCCGGGCAGAATTTGCCTCCATGCTCGTGACCACTATCGGACTGGATAGAGCAACGGCAGCGAATGCGTTCACGGATATCAGGGGAAGTGAATGGTATGCACAGGATGTGAATGCCGCCTATCAAGCCGGTCTGATTACCGGCTATGACGGAAGCTTCAGACCGAACGACAAGATCACACGCCAGGATCTGACCGTCATGCTGGCCAGAGCCATTAAACTGCTGGACCTCAAGTTCACCAGCGGTACCGCAAGTGTGCCTTACGGCGATGCTGCAGCTTTCAGCAGCTACGCCAAGGACAGTATCCAGGTAGTCAGCGATGCCGGCCTGATGCAGGGCGAAAGCCAGCAGGGGCAGTTCATCTTCCATCCTGCCCTGCCAACCACCCGCGAAGCCGCAGCCAAGGTGCTGTACCAGCTGCTTAGCCTGGGCGGATTGATTTAG